One part of the Papilio machaon chromosome 5, ilPapMach1.1, whole genome shotgun sequence genome encodes these proteins:
- the LOC106708935 gene encoding bombyxin B-9 isoform X7 has protein sequence MLLRRVVSALLAVAAGAALCGRADSASVAMKLCGRKLGEILSRVCSAYNSPAWDVPTVVEQTAGVVRRRRETGIVYECCTQGCTLEHLTEYCATTIKVTSETSVDSHMIEDRSAESTGSRSAGSAGATGMATAARAPAAVGSDVYAGPREVGRAASGTS, from the exons ATGTTGTTGCGGCGGGTTGTGTCGGCGCTGCTGGCGGTGGCGGCGGGCGCAGCGCTGTGCGGGCGCGCGGACTCGGCCAGCGTCGCCATGAAGCTGTGTGGCCGCAAGCTCGGAGAGATCCTCAGCCGTGTGTGCAGCGCCTACAACAGCCCCGCCTGGGATGTACCCACAG TGGTCGAGCAGACGGCGGGGGTGGTGAGGCGACGGCGGGAAACCGGTATCGTATACGAATGCTGCACGCAGGGCTGCACTTTGGAACATCTCACGGAGTACTGCGCCACTACCATTAAAGTCAC TTCAGAAACCTCGGTGGATTCGCACATGATCGAGGATCGCTCTGCGGAGTCGACGGGCTCGCGATCGGCAGGGTCTGCGGGGGCTACGGGGATGGCAACAGCGGCGCGCGCGCCTGCGGCGGTAGGCAGCGATGTGTACGCGGGGCCGCGCGAGGTGGGGCGCGCTGCGAGCGG CACATCATAA
- the LOC106708935 gene encoding bombyxin B-9 isoform X6, protein MLLRRVVSALLAVAAGAALCGRADSASVAMKLCGRKLGEILSRVCSAYNSPAWDVPTVVEQTAGVVRRRRETGIVYECCTQGCTLEHLTEYCATTIKVTSETSVDSHMIEDRSAESTGSRSAGSAGATGMATAARAPAAVGSDVYAGPREVGRAASGSTS, encoded by the exons ATGTTGTTGCGGCGGGTTGTGTCGGCGCTGCTGGCGGTGGCGGCGGGCGCAGCGCTGTGCGGGCGCGCGGACTCGGCCAGCGTCGCCATGAAGCTGTGTGGCCGCAAGCTCGGAGAGATCCTCAGCCGTGTGTGCAGCGCCTACAACAGCCCCGCCTGGGATGTACCCACAG TGGTCGAGCAGACGGCGGGGGTGGTGAGGCGACGGCGGGAAACCGGTATCGTATACGAATGCTGCACGCAGGGCTGCACTTTGGAACATCTCACGGAGTACTGCGCCACTACCATTAAAGTCAC TTCAGAAACCTCGGTGGATTCGCACATGATCGAGGATCGCTCTGCGGAGTCGACGGGCTCGCGATCGGCAGGGTCTGCGGGGGCTACGGGGATGGCAACAGCGGCGCGCGCGCCTGCGGCGGTAGGCAGCGATGTGTACGCGGGGCCGCGCGAGGTGGGGCGCGCTGCGAGCGG CAGCACATCATAA
- the LOC106708935 gene encoding uncharacterized protein LOC106708935 isoform X2, with protein MLLRRVVSALLAVAAGAALCGRADSASVAMKLCGRKLGEILSRVCSAYNSPAWDVPTVVEQTAGVVRRRRETGIVYECCTQGCTLEHLTEYCATTIKVTSETSVDSHMIEDRSAESTGSRSAGSAGATGMATAARAPAAVGSDVYAGPREQHIIKGAARAAPVVGTVSPLLTWGRTLNTDLPTVDNDRYAYVIYA; from the exons ATGTTGTTGCGGCGGGTTGTGTCGGCGCTGCTGGCGGTGGCGGCGGGCGCAGCGCTGTGCGGGCGCGCGGACTCGGCCAGCGTCGCCATGAAGCTGTGTGGCCGCAAGCTCGGAGAGATCCTCAGCCGTGTGTGCAGCGCCTACAACAGCCCCGCCTGGGATGTACCCACAG TGGTCGAGCAGACGGCGGGGGTGGTGAGGCGACGGCGGGAAACCGGTATCGTATACGAATGCTGCACGCAGGGCTGCACTTTGGAACATCTCACGGAGTACTGCGCCACTACCATTAAAGTCAC TTCAGAAACCTCGGTGGATTCGCACATGATCGAGGATCGCTCTGCGGAGTCGACGGGCTCGCGATCGGCAGGGTCTGCGGGGGCTACGGGGATGGCAACAGCGGCGCGCGCGCCTGCGGCGGTAGGCAGCGATGTGTACGCGGGGCCGCGCGAG CAGCACATCATAAAAGGTGCAGCGCGCGCTGCGCCCGTGGTGGGCACCGTGTCACCACTGCTGACTTGGGGCAGAACCCTAAACACTGACTTGCCAACGGTCGACAACGATCGCTACGCATATGTTATATATGCGTAA
- the LOC106708935 gene encoding insulin-like growth factor II isoform X4 → MLLRRVVSALLAVAAGAALCGRADSASVAMKLCGRKLGEILSRVCSAYNSPAWDVPTVVEQTAGVVRRRRETGIVYECCTQGCTLEHLTEYCATTIKVTSETSVDSHMIEDRSAESTGSRSAGSAGATGMATAARAPAAQHIIKGAARAAPVVGTVSPLLTWGRTLNTDLPTVDNDRYAYVIYA, encoded by the exons ATGTTGTTGCGGCGGGTTGTGTCGGCGCTGCTGGCGGTGGCGGCGGGCGCAGCGCTGTGCGGGCGCGCGGACTCGGCCAGCGTCGCCATGAAGCTGTGTGGCCGCAAGCTCGGAGAGATCCTCAGCCGTGTGTGCAGCGCCTACAACAGCCCCGCCTGGGATGTACCCACAG TGGTCGAGCAGACGGCGGGGGTGGTGAGGCGACGGCGGGAAACCGGTATCGTATACGAATGCTGCACGCAGGGCTGCACTTTGGAACATCTCACGGAGTACTGCGCCACTACCATTAAAGTCAC TTCAGAAACCTCGGTGGATTCGCACATGATCGAGGATCGCTCTGCGGAGTCGACGGGCTCGCGATCGGCAGGGTCTGCGGGGGCTACGGGGATGGCAACAGCGGCGCGCGCGCCTGCGGCG CAGCACATCATAAAAGGTGCAGCGCGCGCTGCGCCCGTGGTGGGCACCGTGTCACCACTGCTGACTTGGGGCAGAACCCTAAACACTGACTTGCCAACGGTCGACAACGATCGCTACGCATATGTTATATATGCGTAA
- the LOC106708935 gene encoding insulin-like growth factor II isoform X5, which yields MLLRRVVSALLAVAAGAALCGRADSASVAMKLCGRKLGEILSRVCSAYNSPAWDVPTVVEQTAGVVRRRRETGIVYECCTQGCTLEHLTEYCATTIKVTSETSVDSHMIEDRSAESTGSRSAGSAGATGMATAARAPAAHIIKGAARAAPVVGTVSPLLTWGRTLNTDLPTVDNDRYAYVIYA from the exons ATGTTGTTGCGGCGGGTTGTGTCGGCGCTGCTGGCGGTGGCGGCGGGCGCAGCGCTGTGCGGGCGCGCGGACTCGGCCAGCGTCGCCATGAAGCTGTGTGGCCGCAAGCTCGGAGAGATCCTCAGCCGTGTGTGCAGCGCCTACAACAGCCCCGCCTGGGATGTACCCACAG TGGTCGAGCAGACGGCGGGGGTGGTGAGGCGACGGCGGGAAACCGGTATCGTATACGAATGCTGCACGCAGGGCTGCACTTTGGAACATCTCACGGAGTACTGCGCCACTACCATTAAAGTCAC TTCAGAAACCTCGGTGGATTCGCACATGATCGAGGATCGCTCTGCGGAGTCGACGGGCTCGCGATCGGCAGGGTCTGCGGGGGCTACGGGGATGGCAACAGCGGCGCGCGCGCCTGCGGCG CACATCATAAAAGGTGCAGCGCGCGCTGCGCCCGTGGTGGGCACCGTGTCACCACTGCTGACTTGGGGCAGAACCCTAAACACTGACTTGCCAACGGTCGACAACGATCGCTACGCATATGTTATATATGCGTAA
- the LOC106708935 gene encoding uncharacterized protein LOC106708935 isoform X1 encodes MLLRRVVSALLAVAAGAALCGRADSASVAMKLCGRKLGEILSRVCSAYNSPAWDVPTVVEQTAGVVRRRRETGIVYECCTQGCTLEHLTEYCATTIKVTSETSVDSHMIEDRSAESTGSRSAGSAGATGMATAARAPAAVGSDVYAGPREVGRAASGYGRAGWRRRCRCRGRRSRRRRPTLMGNMHIIKGAARAAPVVGTVSPLLTWGRTLNTDLPTVDNDRYAYVIYA; translated from the exons ATGTTGTTGCGGCGGGTTGTGTCGGCGCTGCTGGCGGTGGCGGCGGGCGCAGCGCTGTGCGGGCGCGCGGACTCGGCCAGCGTCGCCATGAAGCTGTGTGGCCGCAAGCTCGGAGAGATCCTCAGCCGTGTGTGCAGCGCCTACAACAGCCCCGCCTGGGATGTACCCACAG TGGTCGAGCAGACGGCGGGGGTGGTGAGGCGACGGCGGGAAACCGGTATCGTATACGAATGCTGCACGCAGGGCTGCACTTTGGAACATCTCACGGAGTACTGCGCCACTACCATTAAAGTCAC TTCAGAAACCTCGGTGGATTCGCACATGATCGAGGATCGCTCTGCGGAGTCGACGGGCTCGCGATCGGCAGGGTCTGCGGGGGCTACGGGGATGGCAACAGCGGCGCGCGCGCCTGCGGCGGTAGGCAGCGATGTGTACGCGGGGCCGCGCGAGGTGGGGCGCGCTGCGAGCGGGTACGGGCGCGCGGGCTGGCGCCGCCGATGTCGGTGCCGCGGCCGACGCTCACGCCGGCGGCGCCCAACCCTCATGGGTAACATG CACATCATAAAAGGTGCAGCGCGCGCTGCGCCCGTGGTGGGCACCGTGTCACCACTGCTGACTTGGGGCAGAACCCTAAACACTGACTTGCCAACGGTCGACAACGATCGCTACGCATATGTTATATATGCGTAA
- the LOC106708935 gene encoding uncharacterized protein LOC106708935 isoform X3 → MLLRRVVSALLAVAAGAALCGRADSASVAMKLCGRKLGEILSRVCSAYNSPAWDVPTVVEQTAGVVRRRRETGIVYECCTQGCTLEHLTEYCATTIKVTSETSVDSHMIEDRSAESTGSRSAGSAGATGMATAARAPAAVGSDVYAGPREHIIKGAARAAPVVGTVSPLLTWGRTLNTDLPTVDNDRYAYVIYA, encoded by the exons ATGTTGTTGCGGCGGGTTGTGTCGGCGCTGCTGGCGGTGGCGGCGGGCGCAGCGCTGTGCGGGCGCGCGGACTCGGCCAGCGTCGCCATGAAGCTGTGTGGCCGCAAGCTCGGAGAGATCCTCAGCCGTGTGTGCAGCGCCTACAACAGCCCCGCCTGGGATGTACCCACAG TGGTCGAGCAGACGGCGGGGGTGGTGAGGCGACGGCGGGAAACCGGTATCGTATACGAATGCTGCACGCAGGGCTGCACTTTGGAACATCTCACGGAGTACTGCGCCACTACCATTAAAGTCAC TTCAGAAACCTCGGTGGATTCGCACATGATCGAGGATCGCTCTGCGGAGTCGACGGGCTCGCGATCGGCAGGGTCTGCGGGGGCTACGGGGATGGCAACAGCGGCGCGCGCGCCTGCGGCGGTAGGCAGCGATGTGTACGCGGGGCCGCGCGAG CACATCATAAAAGGTGCAGCGCGCGCTGCGCCCGTGGTGGGCACCGTGTCACCACTGCTGACTTGGGGCAGAACCCTAAACACTGACTTGCCAACGGTCGACAACGATCGCTACGCATATGTTATATATGCGTAA
- the LOC106708769 gene encoding uncharacterized protein LOC106708769, translating to MNRIFALSNFRRLVDHNRFVSMKITAEGKDVPKKKNFESRITLIGSDNSVSITDLKSAQSLSVRRDLKLVKIQDIDTKTRRPVYKLLTSAQYLEEEIAKRKEKKISKESLLIKGQKLITLTNRIAENDLMTSVKKMIKLLDKQFEVKVVVTGPDSEAMENLDKICSVIEKNTKSSGKIVQKRNKGNSLRFQLIPVRDKSSQNENDDSNQNSENKDHEKGPL from the exons atgaataGGATTTTTGCTTTAAGCAATTTCCGACGTTTAGTCGATCACAATAGATTTGTATCCATGAAAATAACAGCAGAAGGAAAAGATGTACCAAAAAAGAAGAACTTTGAGAGTCGGATAACTTTAATAGGATCCGATAACTCCGTTAGTATCACAGATCTAAAGAGCGCACAGAGTTTATCTGTCAGACGAGatttaaaactagttaaaATACAAGATATCGACACAAAAACTAGACGTCCAGTTTATAA GTTGTTAACAAGTGCTCAATATCTGGAAGAGGAAATTGCaaagagaaaagaaaagaagatTTCTAAAGAAAGTCTACTTATAAAGGGACAAAAATTGATCACATTAACAAATAGAATTGCTGAAAATGACCTCATGACAAGTGTGAAGAAAATGATAAAACTCTTAGACAAGCAATTTGAAGTGAAGGTTGTTGTGACTGGGCCAGACAGTGAGGCTATGGAAAATCTG gaTAAAATATGTTCTGTAATTGAAAAGAATACAAAATCGTCAGGCAAAATTGTTCAAAAAAGGAATAAAGGGAACAGTTTGCGATTTCAGTTGATCCCGGTGAGAGATAAATCTTCCCAAAATGAGAATGATGACTCCAACCAGAACTCAGAAAATAAAGATCATGAAAAAGGCCCACTATGA
- the LOC106708772 gene encoding 60S ribosomal protein L39 yields MSAHKTFIIKRKLAKKLKQNRPIPQWVRMRTGNTIRYNAKRRHWRRTKLKL; encoded by the exons Atg tccgctcacaaaacatttattattaagcgCAAGCTTGCTAAAAAACTCAAGCAGAACAGACCAATTCCACAATGGGTTAGAATGCGCACTGGAAACACAATCCG GTACAACGCTAAGAGGCGTCACTGGAGAAGGACTAAGCTCAAGCTGTAA